The genomic stretch AAAAAGAAGGCACTCCCAGACATGCTGCTTCCCGCGCAAAAGTACCCGCCCCGGTCAATACTCCCTCGGAATAATAGCATGCATCCAAGCCATTGATGGGCTTATTAGGAATGTAGATATTCTTGACTCCCTCTGCATAAGCCTTGTCCACGGCATACCTTGGCAGGTACAATATGTTGTAACCCGCTTTCGATAGAGCCTGAAGCAATTTAGGTGTGATTGGTTTTGCGGAATCATTGTCTATGTAATTTGCTTGTAAGTTTTCGGGACGAACAACCACATAGTGTTCGAAAGGGAGACTATTGCTGAAGTTGTCGTCTGGATGATAATCAGCCACGTAAATGTCTTCTTTGAAGCCATCATACTGATATAGCTTATTCCGCTTAAAACCTTGTCTTGCAAGCTCAGCTTGAGGAATTGCCTTGGGCCAGAAAGCCATATCTGTAAAGAGACTATACCTTCTATTGAAAGATGTTTCATTGTCATCAAAAGTTATAGACTTCTTTCTACGAATCTTGGCTAAGTAGTTTGAAGAATCGCCACCAATAGAAATCTTAATATCAAAATGGGAGATGCTTGAGTTCAATTTACTAATGCGTGATAGCATCCCCAGCACTTTGCTAAACTTCTTCTTACCCTTATGTGTTCCAATCAAGACGTATTTTTCCTGGATATCTTTCTCAAATAAGGGAACTGTCTCAGCGAAGTCCTTCAGCGAATAGATGAGCTTATAGTCTTCCCGCAACCTCATGATAATGGGCTTAAAAAAGTTTATATGAGGAGTATTGGTAATGTCGAACCATATTGTCTTATTCATTAATCATTCTCATAGCGTTAATTAACTGTAAGTGTTTGCTTTTATTGAGAGTATCTTCTGCCACCGG from Candidatus Cloacimonadota bacterium encodes the following:
- a CDS encoding DUF354 domain-containing protein, translating into MNKTIWFDITNTPHINFFKPIIMRLREDYKLIYSLKDFAETVPLFEKDIQEKYVLIGTHKGKKKFSKVLGMLSRISKLNSSISHFDIKISIGGDSSNYLAKIRRKKSITFDDNETSFNRRYSLFTDMAFWPKAIPQAELARQGFKRNKLYQYDGFKEDIYVADYHPDDNFSNSLPFEHYVVVRPENLQANYIDNDSAKPITPKLLQALSKAGYNILYLPRYAVDKAYAEGVKNIYIPNKPINGLDACYYSEGVLTGAGTFAREAACLGVPSFSFFAGKSLLAVDKAMIRDGKMFFSRDVSELMARLKTSNRTDVDLNRSKVVQEEVITKLKEVIEA